The Geoglobus acetivorans genome window below encodes:
- a CDS encoding 4Fe-4S dicluster domain-containing protein: protein MSHEILMKRLGFPDSRLLRGILEYLMTEEEARVAAALPGSVDEVAERLGMDAERVRDILDGLFHKGVAIPRDFRKKDHYKFVRDIIQLHDATMASRHMNDPEFARLWKEFGDREMNPAVGRMLTDMGLKFWRVVPAYEAVKDLPDVLPYENIREMIEAQEKIAVVPCSCRNVTRLASDGCSFTDEFSTWHCIQFGRGAEYAIARGSGREISVEEALQIIAEAERDGLIHTWANTSKIVDPVVTVNCNCCGDCCEFFLSSRAANVPLGVQLEKSRYEAYVDDEACTGCQTCVKRCHFNAVEMFSPDGSRKLKARVIAEKCFGCGVCVVGCRQKAIRLKAVRPPEFIPD, encoded by the coding sequence GTGAGCCATGAAATCTTGATGAAGAGGCTGGGCTTTCCGGATTCCCGGTTGCTCAGGGGCATTCTCGAATATCTCATGACTGAGGAAGAAGCTAGGGTTGCTGCTGCTCTGCCCGGAAGTGTTGATGAGGTTGCCGAAAGGCTGGGAATGGATGCTGAAAGGGTAAGAGACATACTTGACGGTCTTTTCCACAAAGGAGTAGCCATTCCAAGGGATTTCAGGAAGAAGGACCATTACAAATTCGTGAGGGACATCATACAGCTTCACGATGCAACCATGGCTTCACGGCACATGAACGATCCGGAATTTGCCAGGCTCTGGAAGGAGTTCGGTGACAGGGAGATGAACCCTGCAGTTGGCAGAATGCTCACCGACATGGGTTTGAAGTTCTGGAGGGTTGTGCCGGCTTATGAGGCAGTAAAGGATCTGCCGGATGTGCTACCCTACGAGAACATCAGGGAGATGATAGAGGCACAGGAAAAGATTGCCGTTGTTCCATGCTCCTGCAGGAATGTTACAAGGCTTGCATCTGACGGATGCAGCTTTACGGATGAATTCAGCACGTGGCACTGCATTCAGTTTGGGAGAGGTGCAGAATACGCCATTGCCAGAGGATCGGGCAGAGAAATCTCTGTCGAAGAGGCTCTTCAGATTATTGCCGAGGCTGAAAGGGATGGGCTCATCCACACGTGGGCCAACACCTCGAAAATTGTAGACCCCGTTGTAACTGTGAACTGCAACTGCTGCGGGGACTGCTGTGAGTTTTTCCTCTCGTCAAGGGCCGCAAACGTACCTCTCGGCGTGCAGCTTGAAAAAAGCAGGTATGAGGCTTACGTTGACGACGAGGCATGCACCGGATGCCAGACCTGCGTGAAGAGGTGCCACTTCAATGCGGTGGAAATGTTTTCGCCTGATGGCAGCAGGAAGCTGAAAGCCAGAGTCATTGCAGAGAAATGCTTTGGGTGCGGTGTCTGTGTGGTTGGGTGCAGGCAGAAGGCGATAAGGCTCAAGGCTGTCAGACCGCCCGAGTTCATACCGGACTAA
- a CDS encoding Lrp/AsnC ligand binding domain-containing protein, producing the protein MSREIEILKILENNSRISSNEIAEMLNMDVQEVEDIIKKYEDDGVILKYKTLINWEKAGVEEVYAIIDVRVNLSREKGYDDIAKRIAKFPEVHAVRLVSGEYDFQVVVKGKSLKDISFFIAEKISTIPEVRDTNTHFLLRTYKEEGALLFEDEEDRRLAIVP; encoded by the coding sequence TTGAGCAGGGAAATTGAGATTCTCAAGATTCTCGAAAACAATTCACGAATTTCGAGTAACGAAATAGCTGAAATGCTCAATATGGATGTTCAGGAAGTTGAGGATATCATTAAAAAATACGAGGATGATGGCGTCATTCTGAAATACAAGACGCTCATCAACTGGGAAAAGGCCGGTGTGGAAGAAGTATATGCGATAATTGATGTCAGGGTAAACCTCAGCAGGGAGAAGGGTTACGACGATATTGCAAAAAGAATCGCCAAATTCCCCGAGGTTCATGCTGTGAGGCTTGTGAGTGGGGAATACGATTTTCAGGTCGTTGTTAAGGGCAAATCGCTGAAGGACATATCATTTTTCATCGCCGAGAAAATCTCAACAATTCCGGAGGTCAGGGACACCAACACGCACTTTCTCCTGAGAACGTATAAGGAAGAGGGAGCGCTTCTCTTTGAAGATGAAGAAGACAGGAGGCTTGCAATTGTCCCGTGA
- a CDS encoding aminotransferase class I/II-fold pyridoxal phosphate-dependent enzyme: protein MKKTGGLQLSRERLNKRVRELKPSGIRRFFELIIGRDDVISLGVGEPDFPVPWRIREEMIYSLEKGITSYTSNYGLLELREAIAEYYRRFEVDVSEENVLITTGVSEGIDLALRAVVNPGDTVIVPEPVYVSYSPLAYLTGAGVVTVSTCPGFKITYEDLVKYKDRNVKVLMLNYPNNPTGVSYTRKELEELADAVLELDCLVISDEIYAELSYSFKHVSIASLNGMEDRTIILNGFSKGFAMTGMRVGYAIAPDDILEGMVKIHQYSMLCAPVTAQVGALEALRNGEDELEMMRAEYIRRRNFFIRRLREMFDVVMPDGAFYAFPDVSSTGLSGMEFAERLLMEKNVAVVPGDAFGECGANHVRCAYAVSMEKLRLAVDRMKEFVESL from the coding sequence ATGAAGAAGACAGGAGGCTTGCAATTGTCCCGTGAAAGATTGAACAAAAGGGTCAGAGAGCTTAAGCCCTCTGGAATCAGAAGGTTTTTTGAGCTGATAATTGGCAGGGATGACGTTATAAGCCTGGGCGTTGGTGAACCTGATTTTCCCGTTCCTTGGAGGATCCGGGAGGAGATGATTTACAGTCTTGAGAAGGGGATTACATCCTACACGTCAAACTACGGGCTTCTTGAATTGAGGGAGGCAATTGCCGAATACTACAGGAGATTTGAAGTAGATGTTTCTGAGGAGAACGTGTTGATAACGACGGGCGTCAGCGAGGGTATCGACCTTGCATTGCGGGCAGTGGTCAATCCGGGGGACACGGTTATCGTTCCCGAGCCGGTTTACGTTTCATACTCTCCCCTTGCATATCTGACCGGAGCCGGGGTTGTAACCGTATCCACCTGCCCCGGTTTCAAGATTACATACGAGGACCTTGTGAAATATAAGGACAGAAATGTCAAGGTGCTGATGCTTAACTATCCGAACAACCCCACCGGTGTGAGCTATACTAGGAAAGAACTTGAAGAACTTGCTGATGCCGTGCTGGAGCTTGATTGTCTGGTCATCTCCGATGAAATATATGCCGAACTCAGCTACAGCTTCAAACATGTATCCATTGCCTCACTGAATGGAATGGAGGACAGAACCATAATCCTGAACGGTTTTTCAAAGGGCTTTGCGATGACGGGGATGAGAGTCGGTTATGCGATAGCACCTGATGACATTCTGGAAGGCATGGTGAAGATTCATCAGTATTCCATGCTCTGTGCTCCGGTAACTGCACAGGTTGGTGCCCTGGAAGCGCTGAGAAACGGTGAGGATGAGCTTGAAATGATGCGCGCAGAGTACATAAGGAGGAGAAACTTCTTCATAAGGCGGCTGAGAGAAATGTTTGACGTCGTCATGCCAGATGGTGCGTTCTATGCTTTCCCTGACGTAAGCTCCACAGGTTTGAGCGGCATGGAGTTTGCCGAACGCCTCCTGATGGAAAAGAACGTCGCTGTGGTTCCAGGGGATGCCTTTGGTGAATGCGGAGCGAACCATGTGAGATGTGCCTATGCCGTATCGATGGAAAAACTCAGGCTTGCGGTGGACAGAATGAAGGAGTTTGTTGAATCTCTCTGA